In the genome of Thermoanaerobacterales bacterium, the window GGTCCGCCAGGCTTGCGGAACACAAGTCCGGAAGGATGGCTGGCAGGCCGGGTCCGTTTTCGGCTCCTACCTGCACCTGCACTTTGCCTCGGCCCGCCACGTACTGCAGCGCCTGCTGAACAAAGCCGCGGGCTGTGGGCTGTAAGCTGTTGGAAGGCCGTTACGAGGCGAGTCGTGGCCAGGTAAAGTTTTCCAACAGTCACCCCTGGAGGTGGTGTTATGAAATGGGACCATGGCGGCAACATTGCCGGGGTGACGGCCGATTTCAGCGTAAGCCTCAACCCGCTCGGGCCCCCGGACTGTCTCGCCGGGCTGTTGCGGGACGCCCTTCCCTTGATAACCCGTTATCCTTCCCTTGATGCACGTCCCGCGCGCTGTTCCCTGGCGGCATTTCTCGGCCTTGATCCGGGTGAGGTGCTGGTGGGAAACGGCGCGACCGAGCTGATCAGTCTCCTCGTGCGCACCTTGCGGCCGGGGCGGGTCTGGGTTATAGAGCCGTGCTATTCGGAATACCGCGGCGCCGCCGAGGCTTGCGGGATTCCTGTGGCGGCGGTGACCTCACGGGTTGTGGACGGCAGTTTCGAACCGGTGTGGGAGACGCTTACGCCCGTGCCGGGTGACGTGGTCTTCATCGGGTACCCGAACAACCCTACCGGACAGCTTCCGTCTCCGGACGCGCTTGAGCGCCTGCGGGAGTCCTGTCCCGGGGTGTACTGGGTGTTTGACGAGTCATTTCTGGCTTTTGTGGATCCCGCAAGGGGCCGTTCCCCGGCCCTGCCGCCCATGCCGGGGGTGGCGGCGGTATGCTCGCTGACCAAGTTTTACGCGGTGCCCGGGCTGCGGCTCGGTTACCTTGTCGGGACGGGGGATCTGGTGCAGCGGCTCCTGGCGGCGAAGGATCCCTGGAGCGTAAACGGCCTGGGCGAGCACCTCGTCGGCCGGCTGCTCGCCGACACGGCTTATGCGGAAAAGACCAGGGATTTTGCGGCGACGGAGCGGGAACGGGTAACGGCCGCGCTCGTTAAGCTGGGGCTTCGCGTTTTTCGCGGAGAGGCGAACTTTCTGCTCTGTGAGCTGCCCGACGGTTATGACGTCCAAACCCTCAACGCCTGCCTGTTTAGACATGACATGGCGGTAAGGGACGCCTCTACTTTTGCCGGGCTTTCGACACGGCACTTCCGCATGGGGCTGCGCAGGGCTGAACAGAACGACCGGCTGCTCGAAGTCTTGTCGGGCTTTTTACGGGGTGAAAACGTATGACGGCACGCGTGCTGATGGTCCAGGGCACGGCCTCTTCCGCAGGCAAGAGTCTTGTGGTGGCCGGGCTTTGCCGCCTCTATGCCCGGAGAGGCTTCCGGGTGGCTCCTTTCAAGAGCCAGAACATGGCCCTCAACTCTTACGCCACCCGGGACGGCGGGGAAATCGGCCGCGCCCAGGCGTTGCAGGCCGAAGCTGCAGGCATCCCGCCCCACGTGGACATGAACCCCATTCTCTTGAAACCGACAGGGGAGGCGGGCAGCCAGGTAGTGGTGCTGGGGCGGCCCCTGGGCGTCTACAAGCCGGCTGATTATTACGCCTTAAAGGAAAAGCTGTGGCCGATGGCCGTCGCCGCTCTCGACCGGCTCCGGGCCGACTGCGACCTGGTGTTTGCCGAAGGGGCGGGAAGCCCGGCCGAGATCAATCTCCGACCGCACGACATCGCTAATATGGATGTGGCGCTTTACGCCGGGGCCCCCGTCCTGCTCGTCGGGGACATCGAACGCGGCGGGGTGTTCGCTTCCCTGCTCGGAACGATGGAACTGCTGGCGGAAAGGGAACGGGAACTTGTCGCTGGTTTCGTTGTCAATAAGTTCCTGGGCGATGAAGAGCTTTTGCGGCCCGGGCTGGCCTTAATCGAGGAGCGGACAGGCCGGCCGGTGCTGGGCGTGTTGCCTTACCTGCGCGATCTCCACCTCGACGAAGAGGACTCGGTGAGCCTGTCCGGGCGGGGAAAGACGCCGGTTCCGGGCGACCTGGCGGTGGCGGTCGTCCGTTTGCCCCGGATATCCAACTACACTGATTTTCTGCCCCTCGAGACCGAGGACGGGGTAGCGCTGCGTTACGTCGACCGCCCGCAAGAACTGGACGGCGCGCACATGGCCATCCTTCCCGGCAGCAAAGAGACGCTGGCCGACTTGGCCTGGCTCAACCGCCGCGGGCTGGAGCGGGCGCTGCGCGGCTTCGCCGCCCGGGGAAAGCCCTTGCTGGGCATTTGCGGCGGCTTCCAGATGCTCGGCCGGACCATCCGGGAGGGGGAGACGACGGTTTCAGGGCTTGGCCTGCTGCCCGTGCACACCCGGTTTGCGCCCGAGAAGCGCACTGTCCAGGCGAGCGGCGTCACGGCCGGCGGGGTTTGGGGTATTCCGGGCGGGCTTCCCGTCCGGGGATACGAGATCCACATGGGGTTCTCCGAGGTATGCGGGGGAAGACCGTGCTTCCTGCTCGACGGGCAGGGAACAGGCATCGTGCCTGAAGGCTGCGCCGCCGAAGAAGGTTACGTGGCGGGGACTTACCTGCACGGGTGCTTCGACGCTGACGCCTACCGGGCGCACTGGATAGCAGCCGTGCGCCGCATTGCGGGACTGCCGGCCCGACCATCCATACAGCCGCGGTTTGCCGCGCGCCGGCAGAAGGACCTGGACCGGATCGCCGACCTGCTGGCGGAAAGAATCGGGGTGGAGCGGCTGGATGGAGTTCTTGGCCTCTAGAGCCGGCGTAATCCTGGCCGCCCTGATCCTGGACCGGCTGCTGGGCGATCCCCGCCGGCTTCCGCACCCTGTCCGGCTGATCGGCCGCTTGATCGCTTCCGGCGAATCCCTGCGGCGCCTGCCGCTGCCGGCGCGCTGGTCAGGAACCCTGCTGGCCCTGGGCGTGATCACGGCAGCCGGCGGAACGGCCTGGCTGCTGGTTAATCTGGGGCGGACGGCGGGCCTTTGGTGGGGCCTGGGTGTTGAAACCCTGCTGGTTTACCTGGCCGTTGCCCCTTGTTCCCTGGCCGGCGAGGCGCTCGCGGTGGACGCCGCCCTGCAACACGGCAACCTGCCGGGCGCGCGCCGGAGACTGGCGATGATCGTCGGGCGCGACACCGCCGGGCTTGATGAACGGGAGGTCCGCCGGGCGGTGGTGGAGACGGTGGGCGAGAATACGGTCGACGCGGTGCTTTGCCCCGTTTTCTATGCGCTTCTCTTCGGCCCGGTGGGAGCCTGGGTTTACAAGGCTGTCAGCACGCTGGATTCGATGATCGGTTACCGGCACGAGCCGTACCGTGATTTCGGCCGGGCCGCCGCCCGGCTGGACGACCTCGCCGCCTTTGTCCCGGCGCGGTTGGCCCTCTTTTTCGTGCCAACGGCGGCCCTGTTATCCGGCCTGTCGGCACGGGACGCCTGGCGGGTGGGCTGGCGGGACCGTTTGGCCCACCCCAGTCCCAACGCCGGCCACGGGGAAGCGCTGTTCGCGGGGGCGCTCAAAGTTCGTCTCGGCGGGCCGTCAACCTACCACGGGATGCCCTCGGAAAAACCGTACCTCGGCGCGGAATTTCCGGCGCCCGGGCGGTCAGCCGTGCGCCGGGCGGTGACCCTGCTCTGGGCGACCACCTGGCTGTTTGCCGTAGCGGGCTCGGCGGTTCTGGTGTTCCTTGGCTTATTTTAGCAAAGGTGGGAGAAGGGCTGGTCTTAACGATGGCGCAACAATCGCCCGAAGTAGTGCTGGTCCTCGGCGGCACCCGGAGCGGGAAGAGCGACTGGGCCAGGCACTATGTCGAAAACCGCTACCGGAAGCCGGTCTTCCTGGCCACGGCCCGGGATGGCGATGCGGAGATGGAGGCGCGCATCGCCCGCCACCGGCGGGAGAGAGGCGGGGAGTGGGGCCTGGTTGAGGAGCCGATGGAGATCGCGGCCGTGTTAACCGATCCCGCCCGGCGGCCCGGGGCCGATGCGATCCTGGTCGATTGTCTGACCATGTGGCTGACCAATATCGTCCTGACCGAGGGGGAGACGGCGGTCGAACGCCGCACCGCCGAACTGTTGGCGGCGCTGCGTGATCCGCCCTGTTCTGTAGTGCTTGTCGCCAACGAGGTCGGGATGGGGATTGTACCCGAGCACGAACTGGGCCGGTGGTTCCGGGACGCGGCAGGCCGGCTGAACCAGCAGGTGGCCGGCCTGGCGCGCCGCGCAGTCCTTGTCATTGCCGGTTTGGCCCTTGATCTTAAAAATGAATAAGGTGGGAGAGAGAGGAGAAAATGCAATCCACGTCCCTTTCTGAAATCATCAGTGCCATCCGTCCGGTTGACCCCGACCGCCTGCGCGCGGCCCAGGACCACCTGGACAACCTGACCAAGCCGCGCGGGAGCCTCGGCATGCTTGAAGAGATCGCGGCCCGGATGGCGGCCCTGAGCCGGGAAGTCAGGCCGGCCGTCCGTGCGGCAAGGATCTTTGTCTTTGTGGGGGATCACGGGGTGGTGGAAGAGGGCGTTTCGGCCTACCCTCCCGAAGTCACCACGCTTATGGTCCACAACTTCCTTGCCGGGGGCGCGGCTATCAACGTGCTGGCGCGCCGCGCCGGGGCCGAGGTGCGCGTCGTCGACGTAGGCATGCGGGACAGGGTTGATGTCCCGGCACTGATTAACCGCAACGTACGGCGGGGCGCCGGCAACATCGCCCGCCGGCCCGCCATGTCGGTGGAGGAAGCGATGCAGGCCCTGATGGCGGGGGCGGAGATGGCTATGCAGGCGGACAGCGAGGGAAGCACCCTGATTGGGCTTGGCGAAATGGGGATCGGCAATACGACTCCTTCGGCGGCCCT includes:
- a CDS encoding aminotransferase class I/II-fold pyridoxal phosphate-dependent enzyme translates to MKWDHGGNIAGVTADFSVSLNPLGPPDCLAGLLRDALPLITRYPSLDARPARCSLAAFLGLDPGEVLVGNGATELISLLVRTLRPGRVWVIEPCYSEYRGAAEACGIPVAAVTSRVVDGSFEPVWETLTPVPGDVVFIGYPNNPTGQLPSPDALERLRESCPGVYWVFDESFLAFVDPARGRSPALPPMPGVAAVCSLTKFYAVPGLRLGYLVGTGDLVQRLLAAKDPWSVNGLGEHLVGRLLADTAYAEKTRDFAATERERVTAALVKLGLRVFRGEANFLLCELPDGYDVQTLNACLFRHDMAVRDASTFAGLSTRHFRMGLRRAEQNDRLLEVLSGFLRGENV
- a CDS encoding cobyric acid synthase, whose amino-acid sequence is MTARVLMVQGTASSAGKSLVVAGLCRLYARRGFRVAPFKSQNMALNSYATRDGGEIGRAQALQAEAAGIPPHVDMNPILLKPTGEAGSQVVVLGRPLGVYKPADYYALKEKLWPMAVAALDRLRADCDLVFAEGAGSPAEINLRPHDIANMDVALYAGAPVLLVGDIERGGVFASLLGTMELLAERERELVAGFVVNKFLGDEELLRPGLALIEERTGRPVLGVLPYLRDLHLDEEDSVSLSGRGKTPVPGDLAVAVVRLPRISNYTDFLPLETEDGVALRYVDRPQELDGAHMAILPGSKETLADLAWLNRRGLERALRGFAARGKPLLGICGGFQMLGRTIREGETTVSGLGLLPVHTRFAPEKRTVQASGVTAGGVWGIPGGLPVRGYEIHMGFSEVCGGRPCFLLDGQGTGIVPEGCAAEEGYVAGTYLHGCFDADAYRAHWIAAVRRIAGLPARPSIQPRFAARRQKDLDRIADLLAERIGVERLDGVLGL
- the cbiB gene encoding adenosylcobinamide-phosphate synthase CbiB is translated as MEFLASRAGVILAALILDRLLGDPRRLPHPVRLIGRLIASGESLRRLPLPARWSGTLLALGVITAAGGTAWLLVNLGRTAGLWWGLGVETLLVYLAVAPCSLAGEALAVDAALQHGNLPGARRRLAMIVGRDTAGLDEREVRRAVVETVGENTVDAVLCPVFYALLFGPVGAWVYKAVSTLDSMIGYRHEPYRDFGRAAARLDDLAAFVPARLALFFVPTAALLSGLSARDAWRVGWRDRLAHPSPNAGHGEALFAGALKVRLGGPSTYHGMPSEKPYLGAEFPAPGRSAVRRAVTLLWATTWLFAVAGSAVLVFLGLF
- the cobT gene encoding nicotinate-nucleotide--dimethylbenzimidazole phosphoribosyltransferase, encoding MQSTSLSEIISAIRPVDPDRLRAAQDHLDNLTKPRGSLGMLEEIAARMAALSREVRPAVRAARIFVFVGDHGVVEEGVSAYPPEVTTLMVHNFLAGGAAINVLARRAGAEVRVVDVGMRDRVDVPALINRNVRRGAGNIARRPAMSVEEAMQALMAGAEMAMQADSEGSTLIGLGEMGIGNTTPSAALYAALLPCAPREIVGKGTGLDAAGVARKIETVATVLAVNQERLTDPLSTLAAVGGLEIAAIAGCCLGAAACGLPVVVDGFISGAGALAAMRMAPAVRDYLFFSHVSAEAGHKLYFNREGLRPMLDLDMRLGEGTGAAIGMQIITDAVAIYNEMATFADVGIEPGA
- the cobU gene encoding bifunctional adenosylcobinamide kinase/adenosylcobinamide-phosphate guanylyltransferase; this encodes MAQQSPEVVLVLGGTRSGKSDWARHYVENRYRKPVFLATARDGDAEMEARIARHRRERGGEWGLVEEPMEIAAVLTDPARRPGADAILVDCLTMWLTNIVLTEGETAVERRTAELLAALRDPPCSVVLVANEVGMGIVPEHELGRWFRDAAGRLNQQVAGLARRAVLVIAGLALDLKNE